In one window of Streptomyces sp. FXJ1.172 DNA:
- a CDS encoding cytochrome P450, whose translation MTAVGDIRGTTTNRRAVISLLRRLRSPEGQANPLPVWDDLRALGDVVPAPWGGFFVTGFEACSQVLRGRTWLTPDFAWQERQPDAERWHAPATQEMTRTLSRLNAPVHTSQRRALGNLFDRRTLQDMEPQVTAHVTRLLDHLDEELRTRGEADFAGLVSERLPIHTVGQWLAIPEEHHSHILSFTHRQVHAQELLPTKSELAVSAEATLEMRAFFTRLISERRTHPGNDVLSDWIRYWDAVHADDRAAADQMLYDLTMFITIASLETTATLLTNAVWFLTGEPAHAERLRRHPEHLDDAIDEVLRYDPPIHLNSRFAAEDTVLAGVPVPKDTTVHVLYGAANHDPRRNAEPHVFDIRRRGSHLTFGGGAHYCLGAGLARLEARVLLTEVLRRFPALRPTEPPVYAPRMVFRRATCLKVTT comes from the coding sequence GTGACCGCCGTCGGCGACATACGCGGCACCACCACGAACCGCCGAGCCGTCATCTCCCTTCTGCGTCGCCTGCGTTCCCCCGAGGGGCAGGCCAACCCCCTGCCCGTCTGGGACGACTTGCGCGCCCTGGGTGACGTGGTCCCCGCCCCCTGGGGCGGCTTCTTCGTCACCGGATTCGAGGCCTGCAGCCAGGTCCTGCGCGGCAGGACCTGGCTGACCCCGGACTTCGCCTGGCAGGAGCGCCAGCCCGATGCCGAACGTTGGCATGCGCCTGCCACACAGGAGATGACACGGACCCTCTCCCGCCTCAACGCACCTGTTCACACGAGTCAACGCCGGGCCCTTGGCAACCTGTTCGACCGCCGCACCCTGCAGGACATGGAGCCCCAGGTCACCGCGCACGTCACCCGGCTCCTGGACCACCTCGACGAGGAACTGCGCACCCGGGGCGAGGCCGACTTCGCCGGCCTGGTCAGCGAACGGCTCCCCATCCACACCGTCGGCCAGTGGCTCGCCATCCCGGAGGAGCACCATTCCCACATCCTGAGCTTCACCCACCGCCAGGTGCACGCCCAGGAACTGCTGCCGACCAAGAGCGAACTGGCCGTCTCGGCCGAGGCCACCCTCGAGATGCGGGCCTTCTTCACCCGCCTGATCAGCGAGCGGCGCACCCACCCGGGCAACGACGTCCTGTCCGACTGGATCCGCTACTGGGACGCCGTGCACGCCGACGACCGCGCGGCCGCCGACCAGATGCTCTACGACCTGACGATGTTCATCACCATCGCCTCCCTGGAGACCACGGCGACCCTGCTGACCAACGCCGTCTGGTTCCTGACCGGCGAACCCGCGCACGCGGAGCGGCTGCGCCGCCACCCCGAGCACCTCGACGACGCCATCGACGAGGTCCTGCGCTACGACCCGCCGATCCACCTCAACTCCCGTTTCGCCGCCGAGGACACCGTCCTCGCGGGCGTCCCCGTCCCGAAGGACACCACCGTCCACGTCCTGTACGGCGCCGCGAACCACGACCCCCGCCGCAACGCCGAACCCCACGTCTTCGACATCCGGCGCCGCGGCAGCCACCTCACCTTCGGCGGCGGCGCCCACTACTGCCTGGGCGCGGGACTCGCGCGGCTCGAGGCGCGCGTCCTGCTCACCGAAGTGCTGCGCCGTTTCCCCGCGTTGCGGCCGACCGAGCCGCCCGTCTACGCCCCTCGTATGGTCTTCAGACGTGCCACCTGCCTGAAAGTGACGACATGA
- a CDS encoding cytochrome P450 produces MHDAAFAADPHQVYDRLRAHGAAGPVELAPGVDATLVVGYETALRVLQNPTLFARDARRWKALNEGRIGLDNPVLPMMAYRPNCLFTDGSVHLRLRKAVTDSLARLNISRIRRDVEPIADYLIDQFSERGRADLLNDYAKLLPLLLFNKLFGCPADIGDTLTSAMSAIFDGKDAVRANEELTACLMALIALKRRRPGDDVTSWLIQHPAGLTDEELKDQLVMLMGAGVEPERNLIGNALLLLLTPDDDGHGAGMLVEEAIDHVLWHQTPIANYATHYPVQDVDLGGVVAETGTPVVISFAAANSDPVLTEARRAHGKGAHLAWGAGPHACPAKDPAQVIAVTAVERLLNALPDLTLAVPEKDLQWRPGPFHRALATMPVAFSPTPATRMAAQVQNRSAHAPAEQPHPMAPAASSAGQEPSRKKGFWSSFLDIFRV; encoded by the coding sequence ATGCACGACGCCGCGTTCGCCGCCGACCCGCACCAGGTCTACGACCGGCTGCGCGCGCACGGCGCGGCCGGACCCGTAGAACTCGCGCCCGGCGTCGACGCCACCCTGGTCGTCGGGTACGAGACGGCACTGCGCGTCCTGCAGAACCCCACTCTCTTCGCCCGCGACGCACGCCGCTGGAAGGCTCTGAACGAAGGGCGCATCGGCCTGGACAACCCGGTCCTGCCGATGATGGCGTACCGGCCCAACTGCCTGTTCACGGACGGCTCCGTGCACCTGCGGCTGCGCAAGGCCGTCACCGACAGCCTCGCCCGGCTCAACATCAGCCGCATCCGCCGCGACGTCGAGCCGATCGCCGACTACCTGATCGACCAGTTCAGCGAGCGCGGCCGGGCCGACCTGCTCAACGACTACGCCAAGCTGCTGCCGCTGCTGCTGTTCAACAAGCTCTTCGGCTGCCCGGCGGACATCGGCGACACCCTCACCAGCGCCATGTCGGCGATCTTCGACGGCAAGGACGCGGTGCGCGCCAACGAGGAACTCACCGCCTGCCTCATGGCGCTGATCGCCCTCAAGCGCCGCCGGCCCGGCGACGACGTCACCTCCTGGCTCATCCAGCACCCGGCGGGCCTGACCGACGAGGAGCTGAAGGACCAGCTGGTGATGCTGATGGGCGCCGGTGTCGAACCCGAGCGCAACCTCATCGGCAACGCCCTGCTCCTGCTGCTCACGCCCGACGACGACGGCCACGGCGCCGGCATGCTCGTCGAGGAGGCCATCGACCACGTGCTCTGGCACCAGACGCCGATCGCCAACTACGCCACTCACTACCCGGTCCAGGACGTCGACCTCGGGGGCGTGGTGGCCGAGACGGGCACTCCGGTCGTCATCAGCTTCGCCGCCGCCAACAGCGACCCCGTGCTCACCGAGGCCCGCCGTGCCCACGGCAAGGGCGCCCACCTGGCCTGGGGCGCGGGCCCGCACGCCTGCCCGGCCAAGGACCCGGCGCAGGTCATCGCGGTCACGGCGGTCGAGCGGCTCCTGAACGCACTGCCCGACCTGACCCTGGCCGTACCGGAGAAGGACCTCCAGTGGCGACCGGGCCCCTTCCACCGGGCGCTCGCCACCATGCCGGTGGCGTTCAGCCCGACTCCGGCCACCCGGATGGCGGCGCAGGTCCAGAACCGGTCGGCCCACGCCCCGGCGGAGCAGCCGCACCCGATGGCGCCGGCCGCTTCCTCCGCCGGCCAGGAACCGTCCAGGAAGAAGGGCTTCTGGAGTTCGTTCCTGGACATTTTCCGCGTATGA
- a CDS encoding GTP-binding protein yields the protein MDSNPSSAETAGGSIYVSSAVTSAAKILVVGHFAVGKTTFIGSLSEITPLRTEEKMTQASLHVDDLRGVTDKTTTTVALDFGRLTLSDELVLYLFGTPGQQRFMQLWEDMARGALGALLLVDPGRLEETFPVIDLIESYGLEYAIAVNTFQADRVYAEAEVREALDLLPDTPVVYCDARDRQSSGHALIALVRHLLDRAA from the coding sequence ATGGACTCCAATCCCTCATCGGCTGAGACGGCAGGCGGATCCATCTACGTCTCCAGCGCGGTGACCAGCGCGGCGAAGATCCTGGTGGTCGGGCACTTCGCCGTGGGCAAGACGACCTTCATCGGCTCGCTGTCGGAGATCACCCCGCTGCGCACCGAGGAGAAGATGACGCAGGCGTCGCTCCACGTGGACGACCTCCGGGGCGTGACGGACAAGACCACGACCACCGTGGCGCTCGACTTCGGCCGGCTGACGCTGAGCGACGAACTCGTGCTGTACCTGTTCGGCACCCCGGGCCAGCAGCGGTTCATGCAGCTGTGGGAGGACATGGCCCGCGGCGCGCTCGGCGCCCTGCTGCTGGTCGACCCCGGCCGGCTGGAGGAGACGTTCCCCGTCATCGACCTCATCGAGAGCTACGGGCTGGAGTACGCCATCGCCGTCAACACCTTCCAGGCCGACCGGGTCTACGCGGAGGCGGAGGTCCGCGAGGCGCTCGACCTGCTCCCGGACACCCCGGTCGTCTACTGCGACGCCCGCGACCGGCAGTCCTCCGGCCACGCGCTGATCGCGCTGGTCCGTCATCTGCTGGACCGCGCGGCCTGA
- a CDS encoding DUF742 domain-containing protein, with the protein MRTPGEEAVTSDFVRSYVITGGRSLPTSEDLALHTLVTLAPERTPPLGAGPEVRAIWELCSGGYLSVAEVAGHLELPVGVVRLLLTDLSAQGHLLLRAEPPRHQNVDRATLEKVLNGLQSLIG; encoded by the coding sequence ATGAGGACGCCCGGAGAGGAAGCAGTCACCAGCGACTTCGTCCGCTCCTACGTCATCACCGGCGGCCGGAGCCTGCCCACCTCCGAGGACCTGGCCCTGCACACCCTCGTCACCCTGGCTCCCGAGCGGACCCCTCCGCTGGGGGCCGGCCCCGAGGTGAGGGCGATCTGGGAGCTGTGTTCCGGGGGATACCTGTCCGTCGCCGAGGTGGCCGGACACCTCGAACTGCCCGTCGGTGTCGTCCGGCTGCTGCTGACCGATTTATCGGCCCAGGGGCACCTGCTGCTGCGCGCCGAGCCGCCCCGACACCAGAACGTAGACAGAGCGACCCTCGAAAAGGTTCTGAATGGACTCCAATCCCTCATCGGCTGA
- a CDS encoding roadblock/LC7 domain-containing protein yields the protein MNTDLSWVLNDVLEVRGARHAILVSGDGLLLQRSDGISRDDAETNAAAMSSMQSLSRAVAGFVGAGHGIWKQTLLEYDGGWIFLIAAGQGAYLAVSAALDVDMEAMSFRMQKTVNALSKAMSVAPRSDHGALS from the coding sequence GTGAACACCGACCTGTCGTGGGTGCTGAACGACGTGCTCGAGGTGCGCGGGGCCCGCCACGCGATCCTCGTCTCGGGCGACGGCCTGCTCCTGCAACGCTCGGACGGGATCAGCCGGGACGACGCGGAGACCAACGCGGCCGCGATGAGTTCGATGCAGTCGCTCAGCCGTGCCGTCGCCGGGTTCGTCGGAGCGGGTCACGGGATCTGGAAGCAGACGCTGCTGGAGTACGACGGCGGGTGGATCTTCCTCATCGCCGCCGGACAAGGCGCCTACCTGGCCGTCTCGGCCGCACTGGACGTCGACATGGAGGCGATGTCGTTCCGGATGCAGAAGACGGTGAACGCCCTCAGCAAGGCGATGAGCGTCGCGCCCCGCTCGGATCACGGTGCCCTCTCATGA
- a CDS encoding sensor histidine kinase, producing MTSLIQDPLLWILIVVLVAAVIAVLRARRTNLALRRKRNDLEAGITAARGEAGQLHAHIAALNEQHDHALAGVRADAESATKAVLKSAMGTLQSLAEEQQVLLDGLLKKYGDDAGVLADLMSVDHTGGQFSRRAKGISVLCGGWLGRRDSAAGVYDVARSAQGRIKDFSRVGVHSQVNISIASKAVEPVAVVLAELLDNATNYSAPGTPVEVNIQAVPTGVCFIVDDAGLGMDQETKDRAAALLSPDRPVDITALGDPPRFGFAVCGMLAARYGFAVSVGSVSPYGGVRAVIRVPEGLLTPDVPQPEPVQETSAEEAVVPQRLAPVPVVGPSHVVGTTQGGLPKRRRRKGPVSVAAVPDAASAANEGAFEPASEVTASRIGAFARGTQLGRDTNTTEGPQKQ from the coding sequence ATGACGTCATTGATCCAAGATCCACTGCTGTGGATCTTGATTGTTGTGCTCGTCGCTGCGGTGATCGCAGTGCTGCGGGCCCGGAGAACCAACCTGGCTCTCCGAAGAAAGCGGAACGACCTCGAAGCGGGCATCACCGCCGCCCGCGGCGAGGCCGGCCAACTCCATGCGCACATCGCGGCGTTGAACGAGCAGCACGACCACGCTCTCGCCGGCGTCCGCGCGGACGCCGAGTCGGCGACCAAGGCCGTGCTGAAGTCCGCGATGGGCACCCTGCAGTCCCTCGCCGAGGAACAGCAGGTCCTGCTGGACGGGCTGCTGAAGAAGTACGGCGACGACGCGGGTGTGCTCGCCGACCTGATGTCCGTCGACCACACCGGCGGCCAGTTCAGCCGCCGCGCCAAGGGCATCTCGGTGCTGTGCGGCGGCTGGCTGGGCCGTCGCGACAGCGCCGCCGGCGTCTACGACGTCGCCCGCAGCGCCCAGGGCCGGATCAAGGACTTCAGCCGCGTCGGCGTCCACTCCCAGGTCAACATCTCCATCGCGAGCAAGGCCGTGGAACCGGTGGCCGTCGTCCTCGCCGAGCTGCTGGACAACGCGACCAACTACAGCGCCCCCGGCACGCCGGTCGAGGTCAACATCCAGGCCGTGCCCACCGGCGTGTGCTTCATCGTCGACGACGCGGGCCTCGGCATGGACCAGGAGACCAAGGACCGCGCCGCCGCCCTGCTGTCCCCCGACCGCCCCGTGGACATCACCGCGCTCGGTGACCCGCCCCGGTTCGGCTTCGCCGTCTGCGGCATGCTCGCCGCCCGCTACGGCTTCGCCGTGTCCGTCGGTTCGGTCTCGCCCTACGGCGGTGTACGCGCAGTGATCCGTGTCCCGGAGGGCCTCCTGACACCCGACGTCCCGCAACCCGAGCCCGTCCAGGAGACCAGCGCCGAAGAAGCCGTCGTCCCGCAGCGGCTGGCGCCGGTCCCTGTCGTGGGTCCCTCGCACGTGGTGGGCACCACGCAGGGCGGCCTGCCCAAGCGCCGGCGGCGCAAGGGCCCCGTGTCGGTGGCGGCCGTGCCCGACGCCGCGTCCGCCGCAAACGAAGGCGCGTTCGAACCGGCCAGCGAGGTGACGGCGTCGCGCATCGGAGCGTTCGCCCGCGGAACGCAGCTCGGACGGGACACGAACACCACGGAAGGACCTCAGAAGCAGTGA